Proteins from one Mixophyes fleayi isolate aMixFle1 chromosome 9, aMixFle1.hap1, whole genome shotgun sequence genomic window:
- the LOC142101421 gene encoding ficolin-2-like: MSAGDKGDPASPESAYAARNCKELQKRGLSLSDWYTIYPDGKTPLRVLCDMHTDGGGWIVFQKRYDGSVDFLRDWKSYKTGFGSRLTEFWLGNDNLCTLTSSGTWELRVDLQDFDYKKYFAKYKSFKVMGESEKYKLILGAFLSGDAGDSLTYHNGMKFTTMDQDNDPDISNCAQVYKGASWYKTCHYVNLNGLYLPGKHASFADGINWYTGKGHYYSYKQSEMKIRPV, translated from the exons ATGTCTGCAGGTGATAAGGGAGACCCGGCCTCTCCCGAATCTGCGTATG CTGCCAGGAACTGTAAGGAGCTGCAGAAACGTGGACTATCTCTCAGTGACTGGTACACAATATACCCGGATGGGAAGACCCCACTGAGAGTCCTGTGTGATATGCACACTGATGGCGGAGGCTGGATT GTATTTCAGAAACGTTACGATGGTTCAGTTGATTTCCTGCGTGACTGGAAGTCCTATAAGACGGGGTTTGGCAGCCGACTGACTGAGTTCTGGCTGGGGAATGACAATCTTTGCACATTAACATCATCAG GTACATGGGAACTACGTGTTGATCTGCAAGACTTtgattacaaaaaatattttgccaaaTACAAATCTTTCAAAGTTATGGGAGAATCTGAGAAATACAAATTGATCCTTGGAGCCTTTCTGAGTGGTGATGCAG GAGATTCTCTGACATATCACAACGGGATGAAGTTCACCACTATGGACCAGGACAACGATCCAGATATCAGTAATTGTGCCCAGGTGTACAAGGGAGCCTCGTGGTATAAAACTTGTCATTATGTAAACCTGAATGGACTGTACCTTCCTGGAAAACATGCCTCCTTTGCTGATGGCATTAACTGGTACACTGGCAAGGGACATTATTACTCCTACAAACAGTCTGAGATGAAAATCAGACCCGTGTAA